A region of the Mytilus galloprovincialis chromosome 1, xbMytGall1.hap1.1, whole genome shotgun sequence genome:
taataaaaaaagaagtaacACGTTTTATCGTTTGGTGATAACCCTTTGTTATTACAAGAGTGACGATTAACACTATCAAATATTCCCATGCTTATATCCTGCTCTTCGGCAGCTGTCGACACTTGTAGAACAGGGACGCTTAGTACACGATGATTTACGTTAAGATTCGTGTTGAACTGTCGTTATCATGATTTCTACATATTATAGTAGTGCTGTATGTTTTATGCTTTACTGTTACCGTTTTTCCCTTGTGATAAACCCTTGGTATATGATGCCACTTTTTGATATTGACAATTTGACACGATAGTTTTTATTATTAGATTTTCAGACTAAAatgaattaaagaaatttgaacgGTTTTCGAAAAGTAAGACTAGTACGTAGTCATGTGATAAAGTTCCATATCTAAATGTAAACCTTCTTTATTAATCTACACGTTTTTGATGGACATACCTACACACTACAGTGATAGGACCTTTGTGTGTTTCCCAGCAGGTTTGTACACGCTGCAGAAGATCTAAAATATATTCTGGTGAAGGTGGTGCATTACTGATTGTCCAATCCGTAGCAGTGAACACATTGATTGagatttgttctttatttttctgtaaaggaatataaaactaaaaaatgttttgtagATTTACTCCAAGAGGATTTTAAATTGAATTGGTTAAACATTTTTGGGAGAAATTTTAAACTAAAGCGATATTATTTAACTGATCTGAAAAATTGATTTGTTCAAAATTACTTAGTCTAGTTTAATTCAAGTTATGCATGTCTGAGACACGAACAGCATTATATTTAGAAATCGCGTGTTTGCACTcaataacaaattaaataaaacacatTATATACATATTCAAGCGTGTGAATGTGAAGGAGGCGTGTTTATATTAATACGTTAATATAAGGATGAGTTCCTTGTTCATGAAATATGTCGCGAGTATTGAATTTGTTGCCgacgaatataaattatttttttcttttcaacatCGGCTGAAGACCAAATATCGGTTTAGTATGTCGTAAGATATTCATATTCATTaagtttaacaatattttttctcGTTCTTTACGACAAATGAAACTCAAAAGGTATAAACATTGAGCTTGTGAGAAGTCAAGAAATGTGTTACGTTTGCCAAATTCTGTACAAATTCAAAATGGTGTAATTTACTGAATTGAGTAATTGTATAAACTTGTAGGATTGTATTTACTGTATGATGTAAAGTTAGCTGAAGCTCTTCTGGTGCATTTTCAGTTTCTTTTACAATACTGAAATCATCGAACTGAAGCATCTCTTTCTTGTCTAACCATAATGGAGAACCCTGGAAAGAAATAAAATGTAGccgtaaattctaaaaaaaacaggATACAAGCTTCTTTAGCACTGTGCAACAACTTTTTGTTTAGATATTCTGTGTCAGAGGAGCAATTCAATATCATTATAACGTTGTTGTTTTTATACAAATTACATGTATATCCCATTGAAACATATTTGCGACAATTTGTATTCACTTCCTATTCTTACTCTCGAAAGTTTCGGAAATCTTCgctttcaaaatgtattttctaaatgttttttttctttatgaatatttataattatattattaaaacCTCTCATAAGGAGAAGCAGGTCCAAAGTCAacacttaaatatcgaaatagtATGTCGATACCAGTTGTGATACCAGTGAATTGCttaatttctttttcttagaAAGCAAGTCAACATTACAATGATGACATCAGCTAGACAAAGAGGTTTTTCGTAAGATCACTATTACTAGATACTCAATGATATCCGAAGTAACAAAACATTAATCTTACCTTATTTTCGGgatctaacaaaacaattattctGGAACTGTGATCATACATCATTATCCAAAAATCAATTACAGTTTCAACAAGTGGGCACTGTGTTACGAACATTTTACTATCAGCTGCATAGccctataataaaataattcaaatatatcatgtatatatcaagATAAAAGGCTGAAATAAGATTTGAAGTCacaataattttatttgaatttgtgaTGATGAATAGTCTCTAACATTTATCAAGATTATGACCTATAGTAACTCATACTTTTACGGGAATCTATTTTAATTGTGTGTATTGTTTTTGCAAATACCTAACTAAATGGAATTTCATTTAAAGATACAATTGAATAGTCTTTGATCTCCTTATGTTTTTTGCAGATGATAATTTCTAAACCGCCAACCTATTAATCaagttttattttagttttctgTACTTAATACTTCCGCGCGATGATCGGGTACTCGATTGGACGTTGAGATCCTCACTTATAATGTAGTAatggagaagattttttaaataaattaaactcACTGGAATTATCACGGCGTTGATGTAGTCACTTCCGCTTTTACTATAAGACATTAAGTAAGGCCTGTAATTGTCATCTGCaacatatcattaaaaaaaaaactatactatATTCTAGTGCATGTAATAACAACATTGCATCCAATAGCTATAGGATCCAACGACAATTAAAGagttaattttgtatattttgcaaagtttttttttttttttgatgtaTTGCATAATACAAAAGTTTAATCTTAATCGTTGACACCATATATTTCAACGTAATTTTGTACATTCAGTTACATAAACCATGTAGTGGATATTTCCGTTCGTTGAATCCTATTTGAAAATTTGGTTTGTAGCTGCAAAATATTGTCATAGATATCTTTAATACATGTTTCTTTATTCTATTATTATCAATGATTGTGTATAACTGATCATTTCATTATAACTACTGGTTGTCtacatatgtttaaaataaaaataaatgtcattcTCGTTGCTTGTTTTGGTTTCTGTTTTTTAATCTATATATTACCAAAATATAATTTGTTGTATTCGTATACTTTAATTTAGTAGGGAAACTCATTAATATTTAGACGTTTTTATAGAAAGAAATTTACTTACTGCATGTACTGAGTCCTATAGTATGCAAACATAACTGCATTCTTCTAGATAAAATATTGTTGATAACATTGTTTTTATATGACTTTTACCTAAACAATATGTTCATCGTTATTAATATTGCTTTCAATTAACGATAACACACTCGTTTGGTAACAATCAGAAAATGTATTAGTACTAAAACTATTTACGTGCAAGAACAGCAGTCGAAgaattctttgttttgttttctttagaATTTGCAGCAGTAAAACTTTTCGCAGAATATGATGGTCTCAGCGTCTGCAATCTCTAAAATGTAAAAATGAGAAAATGAAATAATAAGAAGCATATATGCGATATATAGTCATATAACTCtcttatcaaacaaaagtatATACATGAATTTCATAACAATAGTAAGTTTTCATTCAAACAATAATGTATTGCATATTTTGTGTCTTCCAGTTTAACACAAGTACAGTCAAACTAGTCGCATCTTAGTATGTACAATTAAACTGCAAAGTAACATAAGAATAAACGATGTGTCAATACTTAAATATTATCCGACATCTTCTACAAATAGCCACACAATGCGTTAAAGATACGTTAATGTTACATGTAAGACAACTTTTGcatgtgttattttttattttttatttttttttaatttataaaaaaatgttttggggACGCTTAAGATGTAAGCATGCTGGTTGTTTAGAATACGTCGTGATAACAATATATGTTACCTGAAACTCTTCACTgtaaattgtttgattttttggTAAAGTTTTATCATCTTGCTTTAGAAGTTGTCCACAGAAATCATTCTTTTGAATGGACGTATCTGGAACAGTAAATAACTCAAGCAGTGCTTCAAACACGATCTCATATTGTTCCTGCAAATTTAACATGACAATATTAAAGGATGAATCATATTAGAAATACGGAATTCAAATCTTGTCTACACGCTTAAGTTATCATTATCAACaatcttttttttacaatttaaaaagctgacgcaaaaacataaaaaaatatggaggGAATGacaacatgtttaactccgcaacATGTTTTCATGTGACTGTCATGAGTCAAGAGCAATTATGTCATTGGTTGCCATTGGTTCATTatcgtcatatttgtttttcgaataCCTTTTGTTATAAACTTAGTCGTTAGTTTTATTAACTAAGCGGTtgagtttttctcattgatgAACATCGTACGGTTGCCTAtcatttcttatatttacatcattttcactttggtagatagttgtctcattggcaatcataccatatctcctctTTTGTATAATTAACAAACTATTGAACTGTTAGTGATAAAACTTGCTTCTGTGATGAAtctttttttactctttcaaAGATTGCTTTATCAGCAGTACGTAGATGCAAACCTGCCTATTATCTAACcatgtttatagatataaaaaaggtCATGTTATACAAGTGTTTACTGCACTGAAATCGATAATATATTGTTGAACAAGATATCATCAgatattttacaataattaatGGTGGAATATTGTCAATTTACCTCTGAAGAGGGAATGTTTAACATACTTTATACAAACATAGTCAAACCAAGGTTTATTATCACAGACGTGCAAGTCCTTCATCTTGCAACAAACCACTAAGGGTCTAAGGAATAAAATGTGTACGTCGCACGAATCTATACCATTTTCAAATTGTGTTCTCAAATGCCATgacttttatttaatatttgtattgtcaAAAATCATACATACATGTGTTTGAATCATATTCATGCGGTCTTTTCTCATCATTTGCACATATTCCATAATATCAATGAAACCAACATTCCTGCTGTTTTCATAAAGAGCATCCACAgctatgaatgtgcctgtcctaCCAACTCCAGCGCTAAAAAAACATGATACATATAAAAGcgggacgaaagataccgaagggacagtcaaactcataaatcagaATTCTATCATACAACTGAAGAGAGGGATACATTTTAAGGCCCTAAAATTGCACAATGGAAACCTTCTAAAATTCtctttattatttgataaattaaCAGATTAGTTTACTCTGAATGCTGGAGTGCAATATGTCACTTTTGAAGGCAATATTTATTAATTCGACATCAATTTATCGATAGTAGAATTCTGTTAAATGACTTACACGACAAATTACGATATCACATAAAACTTCGGAAGCCGCAAGCACTTCAAAGGAATAATGAGAAATTGACAAATATTAAGTTGAGCTTAtcacgtttgtcatagatttaGTTATAAGTCGGTCATTTGCGCCAATATCTAGTAAAATAGTAAGATTTGAACCCGACCTCCTACTTTAGTAGTGTCGTTAAATGGGATATATGATATGAAAACACTGATTGCAACGTCGTTTTTAAGGGAATAATCATACGCACTTTCTCCGTATGCGTACTTTACGAAATGGTTGTCTTTTAGTCGGAAAAAAATCCTGcaaacacatatacatgtatatctgaaTTAAGATATGAGATGTACTATAATTCATGACTATAATGACTGAAAAATATATCCACTCAAACGAAAATCAGATGTTGGGATAACTCTCATACTTTGGTATTATATCGTATATGTTTCTACCTGCAGTGGACAACCATTGGACCATTCGTATCACATGTAACGCTTTTCACTTTCCTGTAAAATGTGACCAGTTTAACGCTATCTGGAACACCATGATCTGGCCATTCAGTGAAATGAAATTGATGAACTTCCCTTTCTTGCTTGTTCTACAATTATAAGGAGTTAGAACATTAAATTTGAGCTTAGTATATTTTTTGTTCTTCAATACCGTGTATATATTTTTAAGCAGTAAACACTACATTATTGTTTATTAGCATATACAGAAATAGGAAAATACTCGTTTTTTGATACATGTATGGATACCTTCTCTTTCTGAATATTTCTAATTCAGGTGTGTTCTCTTCGTTTGTATTTCATAAACCGTAATGCATACAAATCCGGGAATCTGtttatgtgaaaagtaaaatcacaaaaatactgaacttagaggaagatcaattgggaaagtccataatcacatggcaaaatcaaataacaaaacgcatcaaaaaacgaatggacaaaaactgtcatattcctgacttggtacaggcattttcaaatgtagtaaatggtggattaaacctggttctatagcgctaaccctctcactttaatgacagtctcattccgatatttttacattgagttATTTGTGATATACGCTGAGTTTAAGGTGAGATTAAATTGAAAGTTTGCTTGTTTTCGAAACTCTTTTAAATCAGTAACATTTACTGACATAATGTTGCTGTCAAAGTGAAGCTACGTCTTGACCTCAAATGAATATCAATGTAAAACTTATTGCATGAACTTTACCAACGTTTTTATGTTAATTgaaattattgaattaaaattaCCGTTTTATTGTAAACAACAAATATTCTGTACACAAAAACTGTATGATACTTCTCCTTGGTCATTGTAAGTCTAAAGTTGTCTACAATGGTTGCTTTATCGACAGATTCAGGCCAGTATTGCTCACATTTTTTCTGAAATACAAAAGTTCAAAAAGACATGTGACATGAagataatatttacatatacaaTTAAGATTTTTGACTAATGCTATGATATGCACTGTACACCGATGcattaaaacttaaataaatCAGAGACTAGAtacttatgttttattttcacacACCTATTAACCCTTGCATTAGTCAGTTTTAAAAAGAATTGTTATTCAATTTGTAAGAAAAACATACTCAAACAAAGAAGACTCTGCACTGTACGATCGGTCgtcttaatttatatattaaattatttcttgatgATCTTCTTAATTAGGCAATTTCGTTTTTATCGGTGTAATGTCTTTATGAAACACAAGTTTACCACTGGTATAATTTTTGTTGTCAATAAAGAAGATACTTACAAACAAGAAATACCACAAGTAAAGCATCCTGTCATGCTGAACCCGATTTTTAAACGTGCTAATTCACAATGTAACAGTCCACATGAAACTTATCACTTTACTCGGACACATGATTCCGACTCCGAATTGACCAGTTTTGCATTCTACTCATTAATGGCATGTGCTTAGCGGAAAACAAACATAGCAATTCTCTTTTTATATGCCTCGGCCGGGGTTCAAACCCCCAACCAACTGCACTGGAGTTGAACACACTACTACGAGACAATAAAACTGGTAGGACATTTAGGATCTGTTCATACTAAATTCAGAATTTTCATTCAgttgatatttacattttatacgTTAACACATTCTGAATTATATAAAGTGCTACTGAACATTGATTTACTGCAAGCGCTATGTGTCAACAATACTTAATTTACCATAGTCTATTAGTCTTAGAACCGACTGAAAGACTGACAATGACATGTGCATCGATGTCTATGAATCTGTCTGTCCTGTCAATACAAGCACAAAAACCGACACGCCTCGCCTTGTATAATTGAATGTCATGAATATATCATACAGGTGGATGGAGGGATGATAAGAGCCATGGTCTTTATTCCCTGCGCCAAAATCACCGTGGTTAGTTGCTGCGTAATTATCGCATCAATACAATTAAACGAGGGCATGCATTCTCAGCGACGTCACAATAACTgcggagaagttatcagcgacgtcactaTGTGAGGGGAGACGTTATTTCTATTGCTTGCatcaagcgtaaaactgtctaAGGGAAGGAAAATCGATCAGTCATAGAACGATTATTTATACTAATTAGCCCCCACAAATTGGACATTTATGACTACTGAGGAAACCGTTTACATTGAGCTGCGTATGTGATTAATAATTACGTTAATAGATATAATCTGGACACTTTGGTACAAAAGGTCACATATGATGTTACTATGAATTAAGACAACAGAAGTATCCTAAAAAAATTAGGAAGGTAACAAACGTCCATGTTTACTAAGGGGTTGAAACCAACGCCATTATATACTGCGATCGGTTGCATCAGCATTAGATTAGGCTCCTACTttgaatgtatattttttttcattcaactaTCTGAGAACCTCAATACACATTGATGACTTTTAACTCAAAACATCTTATGCATGGGGCTTAAAATATAATGTGACTGAAATTAGTAATATTAATAGAAGAGCATACCCTTCTCCCCTCTTCTAGTTGCGTTACCATCACTATTTTGCAAACATTTTCCTGCCATATCATATGCCAGAAATCTCTGATGGTATTCGTTTTTGGACCTACGAACAAAACAAAAAGCGTTAAAGGAATTAAACAAAAGTAGAAAATGCATAGTATATCATTTGTTCAGTTTGAACCTGAATAATGCTACCGAACCCCTATCCGACATAAATATATAAGTCATAATGATAGAAGCTTCAATTTAAACTATATTCTATAGCATTTGCTACTAagcaaagaaaatattttatgaaccAACTAAAATTTGATAATGCCCTATTGGCTGTAAAAGGcacttttttaattttagtcaaaaacCGGCcagtttaacatgttttaaacagacattaaatataaaaaaaatattgacttaAATTGAATGCAAATCTACCTTTTCTATTATAAAACTattaatataaacatgataaacgaaCCTTGTGTTGCTATGTATGCCTTTTCTTTGTTATAGCTCTGAAATCAAAAAGGCTGGATATTGTTAGAAGCAGAATgacaataaaaactttttttttattaactacaCTGTCAATACTTTAATATAATTCATTCCACTTTCAGGCATGGTTGTAAATTCAACAATATTAATTAGCTTACCGATATTTAAATCTCATAATCAGTTAAGAAGatcaattaagaaaataaaaagaggcAAGCGCATGAACTCCAAAAGGACGGAAATCGATTGCGTCAATAGAATAAGGTGTCTCCTCCAGTACTACCAGCTATGCAATTCTGCACTTAGTAAAAACAAACGATGTCAATGACATGTAATTCTTCAAGTATAATGTAATAATGTACAAATAAAGTATCAGGCGCCCTAATGTTTCAACTAAATGCCTTCATTGCATGAATAGATGTTATGGACTCTGAAATATgtattatacttttattttttttaatttatttgacaataaaaacgttataaaaaagttatataaaGGGAACTTATCTTACATCAATGTAACTAGCGTTTATGTAATCATATTTGGTATCTCTAGTCAGCACAACCCTTGAGTGGTCATCTACAAGAAAAAAATTAAGGTTTTTACAATATTTACGTACACCAAAACGTACATGTAAcactaaatttttttatacacatGACATAATTAAACACTTACATTGGAAATTTTACATTTCGAATAGTCAAATTGTATAGTCAGAACATTCAGGGATAGCTCTATTTATCAATTTATTAGTTTATTTGTGTTTTCATGTATTAATGTATTCATTGtcgctattattcgtttgtttctctgtcctatattttctcccatttatttattgtagtcctgtcgtgtaatgttgtcattttaatgttataattaacactgccattaaagcggaaGGTTTgacatgccataaaaccaggttcaacccaccatattttcttaaaaaatgtcctgtaacaagtcaggcaAATGCCTATTGTTACATTATGGTTCGTTTCTGTATGTTTTACATTTCGGTGtagtgtctctgttgtgtcgaagttctcttatatttgatacgtttccttccgttttagtttgtaacccggatttgtttttctctatcgatttatgaattttgaacagggTATactactggtttttttttgtaatgtgtttattggcaaagaactacatgtatattaacaatagtaaataagttcaaagtaCATCAGCAAAATCGAGACAAGtacataaagttgatattttgaatccttctataaacatataatattattaataatagtttgaaaaaaaaatagaaaatcttaATCTGAGGTAGCATGGATTGGGTAGATATTTTTATTACCTGAAAGTTAACTTATAAAATCATTCTAGTAGTTGgagccaggggttccagcaggtgTACGCTCTTTGCAGtggtttattttataaaatattattttttcaataaacaaaattttctttAAGCTAATTTTTTAAGGCTATACTATTTACTTGTCcacattgcatttttgttttgtatatatagtatttagtTAATAGTATTATAagatactactgttgcctttatttatgtattcaTCATGATCGTtcagtaaaatataaatatataaaagataaaataatgaagaaaaataagGAGTAGCAAACATATATGtcttataaattgtaaaatgaatatgtttatttataatagtTAAGAGTAATTATAtgcttgtttatttatttatctaggtattcattcattaatttattcatttatcaaaatatcaaaaattataaaactgaattatataaaataaagtaaaagtgGAGAACAAAATGAGAAAACATTTTTGTCTTGCAAACTTAGGAACATGAACAGTGAGCTTTTTAAAGACCCACTCTATAGAGATTCTATGTGTGCCTACATTTAAGACTATTGTTCGATACAGATtataggtataaaaataatgaagagaCAATACGTACATGGCCATGTTGTAAGAAAgcgatttttaattttgttttcttcttttgaaCCTTCAGTATGAGCATGAACAAGTCCCTTAGGTAAGagctaaaaaagtaaaatttaatcaTATTAATACATCCTGTTTATAGATTATTGAATCTATTTATTGTTAAAGTTCGTTGCGATGTCTGTATTTGTAACTGTTCTTGTTTTCTGTGGGAGTATAATTTTCCTTATTTCTTTTAtgttcaacaatgaacaaagtttTTCGAATTCTAAATTACACATTAGGAATTTATCTTtacattgaaaaaatataatttctgaaatttgatatTCAATAGAAAACAGATCATCTCGAAATGGGTAACCCAGAAAATTGATTCCGTACCTCGTATTCATTCTTGAAAccttcttcttttcttttctcgtTGATGACTTTTTTTAGGTCAGCTATAGGTATTTTATATAGAGTAATTTCTTGTTCAGAAGGTATATTATTATAAACGTTTCCTTCCTCTTCCTCGTCATACTCTTCTGGATATCCGTCTATTACTTCTATAACACTTGTTTTACTCTCTGTTTTACCAGCAAAGGGAGGCTTTTCCTTCGATGTATCTTGTACACTATCGAAATTAAGACATACGTCATCCGTCGTAAGTGCAATGTTATGATCTtaaagtaaacagaaaaaaacataattgttgataaagataaaatattttgtggagaatgtactagtatatattaaaTATGCTCTTTTTAGATAGATGATTAAAATTAATCGCCTTCTCTTTAAACAAAACCACAAGAACGATAAAACACttcaacaaagacaaacaaaataaaaaaaataaaaaaaaaaaaaaaacattgtgtcatgtttattttcaaaaagtaatCTTACAGTTGTCGTGAACCAAATCTAATTTGTCAATTTAAACAAGAACAATATTCAAATGCGAATGATATTATGTTAATATTGTGTTAAATTTAACATATTCAGCTAAATATCAGTATATACTCACTGCAATACGTGTTTTCCTCGCCTCTACTTATTTCGTTTTGATCTCttatattcttttcttttcttggtTTAGATCGTCGCCTACAAATAAAATTAATGACACAACAGTAAATGTATGTAAGTATGATACGAT
Encoded here:
- the LOC143084974 gene encoding receptor-type tyrosine-protein phosphatase S-like, yielding MIWQENVCKIVMVTQLEEGRRKKCEQYWPESVDKATIVDNFRLTMTKEKYHTVFVYRIFVVYNKTNKQEREVHQFHFTEWPDHGVPDSVKLVTFYRKVKSVTCDTNGPMVVHCSAGVGRTGTFIAVDALYENSRNVGFIDIMEYVQMMRKDRMNMIQTHEQYEIVFEALLELFTVPDTSIQKNDFCGQLLKQDDKTLPKNQTIYSEEFQRLQTLRPSYSAKSFTAANSKENKTKNSSTAVLAHDNYRPYLMSYSKSGSDYINAVIIPGYAADSKMFVTQCPLVETVIDFWIMMYDHSSRIIVLLDPENKGSPLWLDKKEMLQFDDFSIVKETENAPEELQLTLHHTKNKEQISINVFTATDWTISNAPPSPEYILDLLQRVQTCWETHKGPITVVCSDGCSKSGLFVALKLILKKMQIDEEIDIFQVVRELQTRRPEILVEFDQYEFCYKCVRVLLEGDPNDSLYANT